In the genome of Eschrichtius robustus isolate mEscRob2 chromosome 12, mEscRob2.pri, whole genome shotgun sequence, one region contains:
- the PRPH2 gene encoding peripherin-2, translating into MALLKVKFDQKKRVKLAQGLWLMNWLSVLAGIIIFGLGLFLKIELKKRSDMMDNSESHFVPNSLIGMGVLSCVFNSLAGKICYDALDPAKYAKWKPWLKPYLAVCVLFNIVLFLVALCCFLLRGSLESTLAHGLKNGMKFYRDTDTPGRCFMKKTIDMLQIEFKCCGNNGFRDWFEIQWISNRYLDFSSKEVKDRIKSNVDGRYLVDGVPFSCCNPSSPRPCIQYQLTNNSAHYSYDHQTEELNLWVRGCRVALLSYYSNLMNSVGAVTLLVWLFEVTITVGLRYLHTALEGVANPEDPECESEGWLLEKSIPETWKAFLESVKKLGKGNQVEAEGVDAGQAPEAG; encoded by the exons ATGGCATTGCTGAAAGTCAAATTTGACCAGAAGAAGCGGGTGAAGTTGGCCCAAGGGCTCTGGCTCATGAACTGGCTCTCCGTGTTGGCTGGTATCATCATCTTCGGCTTAGGGCTGTTCCTAAAGATTGAACTCAAGAAGCGGAGCGATATGATGGACAATTCCGAGAGCCATTTTGTGCCCAATTCCTTGATAGGGATGGGGGTGCTGTCTTGTGTCTTCAATTCTCTGGCGGGCAAGATCTGCTATGACGCCTTGGACCCTGCCAAGTATGCCAAGTGGAAGCCCTGGCTGAAGCCATACCTGGCCGTGTGTGTCCTCTTCAACATTGTCCTCTTCCTGGTGGCTCTCTGCTGCTTCCTCCTGCGGGGCTCCCTGGAGAGCACGCTGGCCCACGGGCTCAAGAATGGCATGAAGTTCTACCGGGACACAGACACCCCAGGCCGGTGTTTCATGAAGAAGACCATTGACATGCTGCAAATTGAGTTCAAGTGCTGTGGCAACAACGGCTTTCGGGACTGGTTTGAGATTCAGTGGATCAGCAACCGctatctggacttttcctccaAAGAAGTCAAAGA TCGTATCAAGAGCAACGTGGATGGGCGGTACCTGGTGGATGGAGTCCCCTTCAGCTGCTGCAACCCCAGCTCGCCACGGCCCTGTATCCAGTACCAGCTCACCAACAACTCTGCACACTACAGCTATGACCACCAGACGGAGGAGCTCAACCTGTGGGTGCGCGGCTGCAGGGTCGCCCTGCTGAGCTACTACAGCAACCTCATGAATTCCGTGGGTGCTGTGACGCTCCTCGTCTGGCTTTTTGAG GTGACCATCACCGTCGGGCTGCGCTACTTGCACACAGCGCTGGAAGGCGTGGCCAACCCCGAAGACCCCGAGTGCGAGAGTGAGGGCTGGCTTCtggagaagagcattccagagaCCTGGAAGGCCTTTCTGGAGAGCGTGAAGAAGCTGGGCAAGGGTAACCAGGTGGAAGCCGAGGGTGTGGATGCAGGCCAGGCCCCAGAGGCTGGCTGA